From a single Amphiprion ocellaris isolate individual 3 ecotype Okinawa chromosome 18, ASM2253959v1, whole genome shotgun sequence genomic region:
- the ccdc57 gene encoding coiled-coil domain-containing protein 57 isoform X3 translates to MMTDVYLCPSCTMQSDEDSGLRDLEARLVSKERELKELQAVRVHQLESSLIKAQKECSSLREHYKQLREDFLFNLAILDERDRELDKYDAITARALARDHNRQAELNQHQMQIAKMEEQRAREAEERQEELSKYRHNAFQHRLQLDKLKRLMAAEIKKQMKEYDQMKLDLQHRIRDVEGQLARQRQQEMTAAFDSELRQQEHEFNVKMDEMRAVVLSHEIKVKLLCKETEVHCQAQLQATQALKASKELCQQMKTQLQHKDQELKDIVAIKDNRIKELEDKLKSMETNLKKEKDDHIKKHEDVVLALKNRDAQLEVQHQAHLEQLHKSEKKIIKLQKNIDVLTAQARVLEEDQQKVMEQKDKTIQRLHMEVAAARTNWDQYIKQVSSEMVVKDTEIITMQERETKLRTELENSREQIERYKQQVSTGLKRERTLEQIGVQAELEWQRRYEDIKAEHYLANEQLIQDLTEAGDQAKAELKEKQQELQDLNALLHSVRMERDHAVQGLTPKVDSLASEEINRLQVQNSTLRAVVTQMRKDMEGLSQLLPRPQPEPQASPPQPVHYPGSSAVTSNTLSANTQVATGLLAQTDAIFSKVGPAGANNPALIKQVRVTHVESAPTDTIQQSAPVQQFQEENKHLQLQALGLISGGLLEKVHCAKSNPSLLRARLKQAASCIARLSRDKQQLIEMGNRLRAQITTVGPMEPVEPERDTSTEKQGDQHDRLSVLEQLQYQLTTQELQYALKQRAGTAAQQLLPEPHSQGPLTKEPASANRGHKTTHRSEVTAKL, encoded by the exons ATGATGACTGATGTATACCTGTGTCCTAGTTGCACCATGCAGTCAGACGAGGACAGTGGACTGAGGGACCTGGAGGCCCGGCTGGTCAGTAAAGAGAGGGAGTTAAAGGAGCTCCAGGCAGTGAGAGTCCATCAACTGGAGTCTTCCCTCATAAAGGCCCAGAAGGAGTGCTCCTCCCTGAG AGAACACTACAAGCAGCTGAGGGAGGATTTCCTCTTTAACCTGGCCATCCTGGATGAACGGGACAGAGAGCTGGACAAGTATGATGCCATAACTGCCAGAGCTCTGGCTAGAGATCACAACAG GCAAGCAGAGCTGAACCAACACCAAATGCAGATTGCCAAGATGGAGGAGCAGAGAGCCAGAGAGGCTGaggaaagacaggaggagctcAGTAAATATCGCCACAATGCTTTCCAGCACAGACTACAGCTGGACAAGCTCAAACG cttgatggctgctgaaataaaaaaacaaatgaaggagTATGACCAAATGAAATTGGATTTACAGCACAGGATAAGAGATGTGGAAGGACAGCTGGCCCGACAGagacag CAGGagatgactgctgcttttgACAGTGAGCTCAGACAGCAGGAACACGAGTTCAACGTGAAAATGGACGAGATGCGTGCTGTGGTGCTGTCTCATGAGATCAAA GTGAAGCTACTGTGTAAAGAGACTGAAGTTCACTGCCAGGCTCAGCTTCAGGCCACACAGGCTCTCAAGGCATCCAAGGAGCTCTGTCAGCAGATGAAGACCCAACTACAACACAAAGACCAGGAGCTCAAAGACATCGTTGCCATCAAGGACAACAG GATAAAGGAGCTTGAGGACAAGCTGAAAAGCATGGAGACCAACCTGAAAAAGGAGAAAGATGACCACATTAAGAA ACATGAAGATGTGGTCTTGGCTCTGAAAAATCGTGATGCTCAGCTGGAGGTTCAGCATCAGGCTCACTTAGAGCAGCTGCACAAGTCTGAGAAAAAGATCATCAAACTACAGAAAAATATAGATGTTTTGACAGCACAGGCACGTGTCTTAGAGGAAGACCAGCAGAAGGTCATGGAGCAGAAAGATAAGACAATCCAGAG gcttcACATGGAAGTAGCAGCAGCCCGGACCAACTGGGACCAGTACATCAAACAGGTCTCCAGTGAGATGGTTGTAAAAGATACAGAAATTATCACCATGCAGGAGAGAGAAACTAAACTCAGAACTGAGCTGGAGAACAGCAGGGAACAGATCGAGAG gTACAAGCAGCAAGTGAGCACTGGtttgaagagagagagaacctTAGAACAGATTGGAGTCCAAGCGGAGCTTGAATGGCAGAGACGCTATGAGGACATCAAGGCTGAACACTACCTTGCTAATGAGCAGTTAATACAAGACCTGACTGAGGCCGGAGACCAG gCTAAAGCAGAGctgaaagagaaacaacaagaaCTGCAGGACTTGAATGCCCTACTACATTCTGTTAGAATGGAGAGAGATCATGCAGTACAG GGTCTTACACCAAAAGTAGACTCTCTAGCATCAGAGGAGATTAATCGTCTGCAGGTGCAGAACAGCACCCTGCGTGCTGTGGTTACCCAAATGAGAAAGGACATGGAAGGTCTCAGTCAGCTCCTACCCAGGCCCCAACCTGAACCACAGGCCTCTCCTCCTCAACCGGTTCACTACCCAGGATCCTCGGCTGTCACCTCCAACACACTTTCAGCTAACACACAGGTGGCCACTGGACTGCTGGCCCAAACCGATGCCATCTTCTCCAAAGTTGGTCCAGCAG GTGCCAATAACCCTGCTTTGATAAAGCAGGTCAGAGTGACACATGTGGAGTCTGCGCCCACTGACACCATACAACAG AGTGCACCAGTGCAACAATTCCAAGAAGAGAACAAGCATTTGCAGCTGCAGGCCTTAGGTCTGATCTCTGGTGGTTTGTTGGAAAAAGTCCATTGTGCTAAAAGCAACCCTTCTCTCCTACGTGCCAGACTGAAGCAGGCAGCGTCCTGTATTGCCCGTTTGAGtagagacaaacagcagctaatAGAGATGGGCAACCGCCTTCGTGCCCAGATTACCACTGTTGGACCAATGG AACCAGTGGAGCCAGAGAGGGACACCTCCACAGAGAAACAAGGAGACCAACATGACCGGCTGTCTGTTCTGGAGCAGCTACAGTATCAGCTCACCACACAG GAGTTGCAGTACGCTCTGAAGCAGAGGGCTGGCACTGCTGCTCAACAGCTCCTCCCAGAACCCCACAGCCAAGGTCCTCTCACAAAAGAGCCTGCCAGCGCTAACCGGGgccacaaaaccacacacaggTCTGAGGTAACAGCCAAGCTTTAA
- the ccdc57 gene encoding coiled-coil domain-containing protein 57 isoform X2 → MMTDVYLCPSCTMQSDEDSGLRDLEARLVSKERELKELQAVRVHQLESSLIKAQKECSSLREHYKQLREDFLFNLAILDERDRELDKYDAITARALARDHNRQAELNQHQMQIAKMEEQRAREAEERQEELSKYRHNAFQHRLQLDKLKRLMAAEIKKQMKEYDQMKLDLQHRIRDVEGQLARQRQEMTAAFDSELRQQEHEFNVKMDEMRAVVLSHEIKVKLLCKETEVHCQAQLQATQALKASKELCQQMKTQLQHKDQELKDIVAIKDNRIKELEDKLKSMETNLKKEKDDHIKKHEDVVLALKNRDAQLEVQHQAHLEQLHKSEKKIIKLQKNIDVLTAQARVLEEDQQKVMEQKDKTIQRLHMEVAAARTNWDQYIKQVSSEMVVKDTEIITMQERETKLRTELENSREQIERYKQQVSTGLKRERTLEQIGVQAELEWQRRYEDIKAEHYLANEQLIQDLTEAGDQAKAELKEKQQELQDLNALLHSVRMERDHAVQGLTPKVDSLASEEINRLQVQNSTLRAVVTQMRKDMEGLSQLLPRPQPEPQASPPQPVHYPGSSAVTSNTLSANTQVATGLLAQTDAIFSKVGPAGANNPALIKQVRVTHVESAPTDTIQQSAPVQQFQEENKHLQLQALGLISGGLLEKVHCAKSNPSLLRARLKQAASCIARLSRDKQQLIEMGNRLRAQITTVGPMEPVEPERDTSTEKQGDQHDRLSVLEQLQYQLTTQELQYALKQRAGTAAQQLLPEPHSQGPLTKEPASANRGHKTTHRSESSINKESSSPLSQPHPHSGLSSEESLQSLEELWEMLDRGLSLSIFSEGEGELSRKEIHESGGSGVQKMLHSSGVIHIQPPSEAQPRRNLSKTSSNTTKTSRPGPPSRINKIRNYNVKD, encoded by the exons ATGATGACTGATGTATACCTGTGTCCTAGTTGCACCATGCAGTCAGACGAGGACAGTGGACTGAGGGACCTGGAGGCCCGGCTGGTCAGTAAAGAGAGGGAGTTAAAGGAGCTCCAGGCAGTGAGAGTCCATCAACTGGAGTCTTCCCTCATAAAGGCCCAGAAGGAGTGCTCCTCCCTGAG AGAACACTACAAGCAGCTGAGGGAGGATTTCCTCTTTAACCTGGCCATCCTGGATGAACGGGACAGAGAGCTGGACAAGTATGATGCCATAACTGCCAGAGCTCTGGCTAGAGATCACAACAG GCAAGCAGAGCTGAACCAACACCAAATGCAGATTGCCAAGATGGAGGAGCAGAGAGCCAGAGAGGCTGaggaaagacaggaggagctcAGTAAATATCGCCACAATGCTTTCCAGCACAGACTACAGCTGGACAAGCTCAAACG cttgatggctgctgaaataaaaaaacaaatgaaggagTATGACCAAATGAAATTGGATTTACAGCACAGGATAAGAGATGTGGAAGGACAGCTGGCCCGACAGagacag GagatgactgctgcttttgACAGTGAGCTCAGACAGCAGGAACACGAGTTCAACGTGAAAATGGACGAGATGCGTGCTGTGGTGCTGTCTCATGAGATCAAA GTGAAGCTACTGTGTAAAGAGACTGAAGTTCACTGCCAGGCTCAGCTTCAGGCCACACAGGCTCTCAAGGCATCCAAGGAGCTCTGTCAGCAGATGAAGACCCAACTACAACACAAAGACCAGGAGCTCAAAGACATCGTTGCCATCAAGGACAACAG GATAAAGGAGCTTGAGGACAAGCTGAAAAGCATGGAGACCAACCTGAAAAAGGAGAAAGATGACCACATTAAGAA ACATGAAGATGTGGTCTTGGCTCTGAAAAATCGTGATGCTCAGCTGGAGGTTCAGCATCAGGCTCACTTAGAGCAGCTGCACAAGTCTGAGAAAAAGATCATCAAACTACAGAAAAATATAGATGTTTTGACAGCACAGGCACGTGTCTTAGAGGAAGACCAGCAGAAGGTCATGGAGCAGAAAGATAAGACAATCCAGAG gcttcACATGGAAGTAGCAGCAGCCCGGACCAACTGGGACCAGTACATCAAACAGGTCTCCAGTGAGATGGTTGTAAAAGATACAGAAATTATCACCATGCAGGAGAGAGAAACTAAACTCAGAACTGAGCTGGAGAACAGCAGGGAACAGATCGAGAG gTACAAGCAGCAAGTGAGCACTGGtttgaagagagagagaacctTAGAACAGATTGGAGTCCAAGCGGAGCTTGAATGGCAGAGACGCTATGAGGACATCAAGGCTGAACACTACCTTGCTAATGAGCAGTTAATACAAGACCTGACTGAGGCCGGAGACCAG gCTAAAGCAGAGctgaaagagaaacaacaagaaCTGCAGGACTTGAATGCCCTACTACATTCTGTTAGAATGGAGAGAGATCATGCAGTACAG GGTCTTACACCAAAAGTAGACTCTCTAGCATCAGAGGAGATTAATCGTCTGCAGGTGCAGAACAGCACCCTGCGTGCTGTGGTTACCCAAATGAGAAAGGACATGGAAGGTCTCAGTCAGCTCCTACCCAGGCCCCAACCTGAACCACAGGCCTCTCCTCCTCAACCGGTTCACTACCCAGGATCCTCGGCTGTCACCTCCAACACACTTTCAGCTAACACACAGGTGGCCACTGGACTGCTGGCCCAAACCGATGCCATCTTCTCCAAAGTTGGTCCAGCAG GTGCCAATAACCCTGCTTTGATAAAGCAGGTCAGAGTGACACATGTGGAGTCTGCGCCCACTGACACCATACAACAG AGTGCACCAGTGCAACAATTCCAAGAAGAGAACAAGCATTTGCAGCTGCAGGCCTTAGGTCTGATCTCTGGTGGTTTGTTGGAAAAAGTCCATTGTGCTAAAAGCAACCCTTCTCTCCTACGTGCCAGACTGAAGCAGGCAGCGTCCTGTATTGCCCGTTTGAGtagagacaaacagcagctaatAGAGATGGGCAACCGCCTTCGTGCCCAGATTACCACTGTTGGACCAATGG AACCAGTGGAGCCAGAGAGGGACACCTCCACAGAGAAACAAGGAGACCAACATGACCGGCTGTCTGTTCTGGAGCAGCTACAGTATCAGCTCACCACACAG GAGTTGCAGTACGCTCTGAAGCAGAGGGCTGGCACTGCTGCTCAACAGCTCCTCCCAGAACCCCACAGCCAAGGTCCTCTCACAAAAGAGCCTGCCAGCGCTAACCGGGgccacaaaaccacacacaggTCTGAG AGCTCAATAAACAAAGAGAGCTCTTCTCCACTCAGCCAGCCACACCCACACTCAGGTCTTTCATCAGAGGAATCACTGCAGTCATTAGAGGAGCTGTGGGAGATGCTGGACCGTGGACTCAGTCTGTCTATTTTCTCTGAAG GTGAAGGAGAGCTGAGCAGAAAGGAGATACATGAGTCTGGTGGTTCTGGAGTCCAGAAGATGTTGCATTCTAGTGGTGTGATTCATATTCAGCCCCCAAGTGAAGCCCAGCCAAGGAGGAACCTCTCCAAAACATCATCAAATACTACCAAGACCAGCAGACCTGGACCCCCTAGCAGGATCAACAAGATAAGAAACTACAATGTTAAAGACTGA
- the ccdc57 gene encoding coiled-coil domain-containing protein 57 isoform X1, with protein MMTDVYLCPSCTMQSDEDSGLRDLEARLVSKERELKELQAVRVHQLESSLIKAQKECSSLREHYKQLREDFLFNLAILDERDRELDKYDAITARALARDHNRQAELNQHQMQIAKMEEQRAREAEERQEELSKYRHNAFQHRLQLDKLKRLMAAEIKKQMKEYDQMKLDLQHRIRDVEGQLARQRQQEMTAAFDSELRQQEHEFNVKMDEMRAVVLSHEIKVKLLCKETEVHCQAQLQATQALKASKELCQQMKTQLQHKDQELKDIVAIKDNRIKELEDKLKSMETNLKKEKDDHIKKHEDVVLALKNRDAQLEVQHQAHLEQLHKSEKKIIKLQKNIDVLTAQARVLEEDQQKVMEQKDKTIQRLHMEVAAARTNWDQYIKQVSSEMVVKDTEIITMQERETKLRTELENSREQIERYKQQVSTGLKRERTLEQIGVQAELEWQRRYEDIKAEHYLANEQLIQDLTEAGDQAKAELKEKQQELQDLNALLHSVRMERDHAVQGLTPKVDSLASEEINRLQVQNSTLRAVVTQMRKDMEGLSQLLPRPQPEPQASPPQPVHYPGSSAVTSNTLSANTQVATGLLAQTDAIFSKVGPAGANNPALIKQVRVTHVESAPTDTIQQSAPVQQFQEENKHLQLQALGLISGGLLEKVHCAKSNPSLLRARLKQAASCIARLSRDKQQLIEMGNRLRAQITTVGPMEPVEPERDTSTEKQGDQHDRLSVLEQLQYQLTTQELQYALKQRAGTAAQQLLPEPHSQGPLTKEPASANRGHKTTHRSESSINKESSSPLSQPHPHSGLSSEESLQSLEELWEMLDRGLSLSIFSEGEGELSRKEIHESGGSGVQKMLHSSGVIHIQPPSEAQPRRNLSKTSSNTTKTSRPGPPSRINKIRNYNVKD; from the exons ATGATGACTGATGTATACCTGTGTCCTAGTTGCACCATGCAGTCAGACGAGGACAGTGGACTGAGGGACCTGGAGGCCCGGCTGGTCAGTAAAGAGAGGGAGTTAAAGGAGCTCCAGGCAGTGAGAGTCCATCAACTGGAGTCTTCCCTCATAAAGGCCCAGAAGGAGTGCTCCTCCCTGAG AGAACACTACAAGCAGCTGAGGGAGGATTTCCTCTTTAACCTGGCCATCCTGGATGAACGGGACAGAGAGCTGGACAAGTATGATGCCATAACTGCCAGAGCTCTGGCTAGAGATCACAACAG GCAAGCAGAGCTGAACCAACACCAAATGCAGATTGCCAAGATGGAGGAGCAGAGAGCCAGAGAGGCTGaggaaagacaggaggagctcAGTAAATATCGCCACAATGCTTTCCAGCACAGACTACAGCTGGACAAGCTCAAACG cttgatggctgctgaaataaaaaaacaaatgaaggagTATGACCAAATGAAATTGGATTTACAGCACAGGATAAGAGATGTGGAAGGACAGCTGGCCCGACAGagacag CAGGagatgactgctgcttttgACAGTGAGCTCAGACAGCAGGAACACGAGTTCAACGTGAAAATGGACGAGATGCGTGCTGTGGTGCTGTCTCATGAGATCAAA GTGAAGCTACTGTGTAAAGAGACTGAAGTTCACTGCCAGGCTCAGCTTCAGGCCACACAGGCTCTCAAGGCATCCAAGGAGCTCTGTCAGCAGATGAAGACCCAACTACAACACAAAGACCAGGAGCTCAAAGACATCGTTGCCATCAAGGACAACAG GATAAAGGAGCTTGAGGACAAGCTGAAAAGCATGGAGACCAACCTGAAAAAGGAGAAAGATGACCACATTAAGAA ACATGAAGATGTGGTCTTGGCTCTGAAAAATCGTGATGCTCAGCTGGAGGTTCAGCATCAGGCTCACTTAGAGCAGCTGCACAAGTCTGAGAAAAAGATCATCAAACTACAGAAAAATATAGATGTTTTGACAGCACAGGCACGTGTCTTAGAGGAAGACCAGCAGAAGGTCATGGAGCAGAAAGATAAGACAATCCAGAG gcttcACATGGAAGTAGCAGCAGCCCGGACCAACTGGGACCAGTACATCAAACAGGTCTCCAGTGAGATGGTTGTAAAAGATACAGAAATTATCACCATGCAGGAGAGAGAAACTAAACTCAGAACTGAGCTGGAGAACAGCAGGGAACAGATCGAGAG gTACAAGCAGCAAGTGAGCACTGGtttgaagagagagagaacctTAGAACAGATTGGAGTCCAAGCGGAGCTTGAATGGCAGAGACGCTATGAGGACATCAAGGCTGAACACTACCTTGCTAATGAGCAGTTAATACAAGACCTGACTGAGGCCGGAGACCAG gCTAAAGCAGAGctgaaagagaaacaacaagaaCTGCAGGACTTGAATGCCCTACTACATTCTGTTAGAATGGAGAGAGATCATGCAGTACAG GGTCTTACACCAAAAGTAGACTCTCTAGCATCAGAGGAGATTAATCGTCTGCAGGTGCAGAACAGCACCCTGCGTGCTGTGGTTACCCAAATGAGAAAGGACATGGAAGGTCTCAGTCAGCTCCTACCCAGGCCCCAACCTGAACCACAGGCCTCTCCTCCTCAACCGGTTCACTACCCAGGATCCTCGGCTGTCACCTCCAACACACTTTCAGCTAACACACAGGTGGCCACTGGACTGCTGGCCCAAACCGATGCCATCTTCTCCAAAGTTGGTCCAGCAG GTGCCAATAACCCTGCTTTGATAAAGCAGGTCAGAGTGACACATGTGGAGTCTGCGCCCACTGACACCATACAACAG AGTGCACCAGTGCAACAATTCCAAGAAGAGAACAAGCATTTGCAGCTGCAGGCCTTAGGTCTGATCTCTGGTGGTTTGTTGGAAAAAGTCCATTGTGCTAAAAGCAACCCTTCTCTCCTACGTGCCAGACTGAAGCAGGCAGCGTCCTGTATTGCCCGTTTGAGtagagacaaacagcagctaatAGAGATGGGCAACCGCCTTCGTGCCCAGATTACCACTGTTGGACCAATGG AACCAGTGGAGCCAGAGAGGGACACCTCCACAGAGAAACAAGGAGACCAACATGACCGGCTGTCTGTTCTGGAGCAGCTACAGTATCAGCTCACCACACAG GAGTTGCAGTACGCTCTGAAGCAGAGGGCTGGCACTGCTGCTCAACAGCTCCTCCCAGAACCCCACAGCCAAGGTCCTCTCACAAAAGAGCCTGCCAGCGCTAACCGGGgccacaaaaccacacacaggTCTGAG AGCTCAATAAACAAAGAGAGCTCTTCTCCACTCAGCCAGCCACACCCACACTCAGGTCTTTCATCAGAGGAATCACTGCAGTCATTAGAGGAGCTGTGGGAGATGCTGGACCGTGGACTCAGTCTGTCTATTTTCTCTGAAG GTGAAGGAGAGCTGAGCAGAAAGGAGATACATGAGTCTGGTGGTTCTGGAGTCCAGAAGATGTTGCATTCTAGTGGTGTGATTCATATTCAGCCCCCAAGTGAAGCCCAGCCAAGGAGGAACCTCTCCAAAACATCATCAAATACTACCAAGACCAGCAGACCTGGACCCCCTAGCAGGATCAACAAGATAAGAAACTACAATGTTAAAGACTGA